A region of Saimiri boliviensis isolate mSaiBol1 chromosome 8, mSaiBol1.pri, whole genome shotgun sequence DNA encodes the following proteins:
- the TEX264 gene encoding testis-expressed protein 264 isoform X1, whose protein sequence is MSDLLLLGLIGGLTLVLLLTLLAFAGYSGLLAGVAVSAGSPPILNITVAYKFHMGPYGETGRLFTESCSISPKLRSIAVYYDNPHMVPPDKCRCAVGSILSEGEESPSPELIDLYQKFGFKVFSFPAPSHVVTATFPYTTILSIWLATRRVHPALDTYIKERKLCAHPRLEIYQQDQIHFMCPLARQGDFYVPEVKETERKWRGLAEAVDAQVDGTGADTMSDTSSVSLEVSPGSRETSVATLSPGASSRGWDDSDTRSEHSYTESGASGSSFEELDLEGEGRLGEPQLDPETEPLGITKWPWELSTPEKGKE, encoded by the exons ATGTCGGACCTGCTACTACTGGGCCTGATTGGGGGCCTGACTCTCGTACTGCTGCTGACGCTGCTGGCCTTTGCCGGGTACTCAGGGCTGCTGGCTGGGGTGGCAGTGAGTGCTGGCTCACCTCCCATCCTCAACATCACTGTGGCCTACAAGTTCCACATGGGGCCCTATGGTGAGACTGGGCGGCTTTTCACCGAGAGCTGCAGCATCTCCCCCAAGCTCCGCTCCATCGCTGTCTACTATGACAACCCCCACATG GTGCCTCCTGATAAGTGCCGTTGTGCTGTGGGCAGTATCCTGAGTGAAGGTGAGGAATCACCCTCCCCTGAGCTCATCGACCTCTACCAGAAATTTGGTTTCAAGGTGTTCTCCTTCCCGGCACCCAGCCATGTGGTGACAGCCACCTTCCCCTACACCACCATCCTGTCCATCTGGCTGGCTACCCGCCGTGTCCATCCTGCCTTGGACACCTACATCAAG GAGCGGAAGCTGTGTGCCCATCCTCGGCTGGAGATCTACCAGCAAGACCAGATCCATTTCATGTGCCCACTGGCACGGCAGGGAGATTTCTATGTGCCTGAGGTGAAGGAGACAGAGCGGAAATGGCGGGGGCTTGCAGAGGCCGTTGATGCCCAGGTGGATGGCACAG GAGCTGACACGATGAGTGACACGAGTTCCGTGAGCTTGGAGGTGAGCCCTGGCAGCCGGGAGACTTCAGTTGCCACACTGTCACCGGGGGCAAGCAGCCGTGGCTGGGATGACAGTGACACCCGCAGCGAACACAGTTACACCGAGTCAGGTGCCAGCGGCTCTTCTTTTGAGGAGCTAGACCTGGAGGGTGAGGGGCGTTTGGGGGAGCCACAGCTGGACCCTGAGACTGAGCCTCTGGGGATTACCAAGTGGCCCTGGGAGCTCAGTACCCCTGAGAAGGGCAAGGAGTAA